The following coding sequences lie in one Pseudomonas syringae CC1557 genomic window:
- a CDS encoding substrate-binding periplasmic protein — protein sequence MGRNRLLTSLLAGIVLLPSLTLGAEKCQRLIVTGSPDAPPYLWRDPQDPRHLMGANADLLTQAAGALGIKVEFLYGGKRSQALEEVRTGRMDMLADAPLNDAQLEFLDYIHPPIVQNDIMVWTRRDHAVPFNTVAELNGHPGALSEKTRLTPHFEATANQHLTLERVSGLTPAFQKLALGEVDYVLAGRYAGMVMVQTLGLDSDLTAQPLAVDTPGFYLALSFNSACNDPWLRGQLAKKMTESAASGLAGEVIRHNLDVWKAQLLQPAGASASNK from the coding sequence TGACACTCGGCGCAGAAAAATGCCAGCGTTTGATCGTGACGGGCAGCCCGGATGCGCCTCCCTATCTATGGCGTGATCCTCAGGACCCGCGGCACCTGATGGGCGCCAATGCCGACCTGCTGACTCAGGCGGCGGGAGCGTTGGGTATCAAGGTCGAGTTTCTGTACGGCGGCAAACGCAGCCAGGCGCTTGAAGAGGTGCGTACCGGGCGCATGGACATGTTGGCGGATGCACCGTTGAACGACGCTCAGCTTGAATTCCTCGATTACATTCATCCGCCGATTGTGCAGAACGACATCATGGTCTGGACTCGTCGCGACCATGCAGTGCCGTTCAATACGGTAGCCGAACTGAACGGTCATCCGGGGGCCCTATCAGAAAAGACCCGGCTGACGCCGCACTTCGAAGCGACGGCAAATCAGCATCTGACGCTGGAACGCGTCTCGGGGTTGACGCCGGCCTTTCAGAAACTGGCGCTGGGCGAAGTGGATTATGTGCTCGCCGGGCGTTATGCCGGAATGGTCATGGTACAGACGCTTGGTCTGGATTCAGACCTGACTGCTCAGCCGCTGGCGGTCGATACACCGGGTTTCTATCTGGCCTTGTCGTTCAACTCGGCGTGCAACGATCCATGGTTGCGCGGACAGCTGGCGAAAAAGATGACAGAATCTGCGGCCTCCGGCCTTGCGGGCGAAGTCATCAGGCACAATCTGGACGTATGGAAAGCCCAGCTGTTGCAGCCTGCCGGTGCCAGCGCCTCAAATAAGTAG
- a CDS encoding DUF4398 domain-containing protein — MSIRFSIAVTAIATLVGCASDPVPTEQFKLTEQALQQAKAVGAADDQPEMETALSSFAEARAAMAAQSYKEARMSAERAELDARLAEARVLTVKSQEQANQLNTRLNRLRKQLGEAQ, encoded by the coding sequence GTGAGTATTCGTTTTTCAATTGCCGTCACGGCAATCGCCACGCTGGTCGGCTGTGCCAGCGATCCCGTCCCGACCGAACAATTCAAGTTGACCGAGCAGGCCCTGCAACAGGCCAAGGCAGTCGGTGCTGCTGATGATCAACCAGAAATGGAAACGGCTTTGTCCTCCTTTGCTGAAGCGCGTGCGGCAATGGCAGCGCAGTCCTACAAGGAAGCACGCATGAGCGCGGAGCGGGCCGAGCTGGATGCGCGGTTGGCGGAAGCACGAGTACTCACGGTCAAGAGCCAAGAGCAGGCCAATCAGTTGAATACTCGTCTCAATCGCTTGCGCAAGCAGCTGGGAGAGGCGCAATGA
- a CDS encoding OmpA family protein: protein MNRIPRVLSVCLLLGSAGLYGCAGHQDSGQALQQANADFQKVKEDTDVLRSAPRDVIRAGESLARAERLSSYLGSGADVSHYAYLSSRYSEIAREHSNLLLSQERLAKMDLERQRMQLALREAKLASAQQQGRWLEDQILSLATTQTDRGLVMTLGDVLFDAGHAELKNSASRTILKVVQFLQINPRRVVRIEGYTDSTGDRQENLNLSKDRAQAVADMLMDLGIDEKRIQVQGYGQQFPVDGNTSERGRAQNRRVEIVFSDEKGQLGAAR, encoded by the coding sequence ATGAACCGTATTCCGCGTGTACTGAGCGTATGCCTTTTGCTGGGTTCGGCCGGGCTGTACGGCTGTGCCGGGCATCAGGACAGTGGGCAGGCTTTGCAGCAGGCAAACGCCGATTTTCAGAAGGTCAAGGAAGACACCGACGTGCTGCGCAGCGCGCCGAGGGATGTCATTCGTGCCGGCGAGTCTTTGGCCCGTGCCGAGCGCTTGTCCAGTTATCTGGGCAGTGGCGCCGATGTCAGTCATTACGCCTACCTGAGCAGTCGATACAGCGAAATCGCTCGCGAACACAGCAATTTGCTGCTCAGTCAGGAGCGCCTGGCAAAAATGGACCTCGAGCGCCAGCGCATGCAACTGGCGTTGCGTGAAGCCAAGCTGGCCAGTGCCCAGCAGCAGGGGCGCTGGCTGGAAGACCAGATTCTCAGCCTGGCCACCACGCAGACTGATCGCGGTTTGGTGATGACCCTCGGCGATGTGCTGTTCGATGCCGGGCATGCCGAGCTGAAAAACTCCGCCAGTCGCACCATTCTCAAGGTTGTGCAGTTTCTGCAGATCAATCCGCGCCGTGTGGTCAGGATCGAGGGCTACACCGATAGCACCGGTGATCGTCAGGAGAATCTGAATCTTTCGAAGGACCGTGCGCAAGCTGTTGCCGATATGCTGATGGATTTGGGCATCGATGAAAAACGTATTCAGGTTCAAGGCTACGGCCAGCAGTTTCCGGTCGACGGTAATACCTCCGAGCGTGGGCGAGCGCAGAATCGCCGCGTCGAGATTGTGTTTTCCGATGAAAAAGGTCAGTTAGGCGCTGCTCGATAG
- a CDS encoding PLP-dependent aminotransferase family protein, with protein sequence MTNLLLYQRIAQQLAEDIRRGVYQPGERVPSVRKMSSQLNVSHATVLQAYANLEDQGLIRARPQSGYYVHQTPALTASTPDIARVERPGLVTRSSIIQQVLEESRRDGVFALGAAVPHVDYLPVRALHQQIAKVTRFQSPRAFSYMFSPGFEPLRRQVAIRMRDAGVVVDPSEVVITHGCVDALQMALRVLTRPGDLIAAESPAYYGLLQLADLLGLKVIEIPSDPATGISLEALQLAANQWSIKALVLTSRLSNPLGGTMPEERQKNLLRLVSDFDIQVVEDDVYGELMFEVGRTKALKAFDRLGRVLYCSSFSKTLSPGVRVGWIIAGKYQAEIQRLQTFSTHSACSVTQMGIAAYLENGGYDRHLRFIRLEYRKNLSAYQLAVQQFFPEGTQMSRPAGGFILWVSLPGRVNTQELHVRALEQGISIAPGLIFSNTEQFNHCIRLNCGMPWNKEAERALMTLGMLAKQLCHDTVPVY encoded by the coding sequence ATGACCAATCTTTTGCTTTATCAGCGCATCGCTCAGCAACTGGCTGAAGACATTCGTCGGGGCGTCTACCAGCCCGGGGAGCGGGTGCCGTCGGTTCGCAAGATGAGCTCGCAGCTCAATGTCAGTCATGCCACGGTATTGCAGGCGTATGCAAATCTCGAAGATCAGGGCCTGATCCGGGCGCGTCCGCAGTCGGGTTATTACGTTCATCAGACGCCTGCGCTGACCGCGTCCACGCCGGACATCGCGCGTGTCGAGCGGCCCGGGCTGGTCACGCGCAGCAGTATCATCCAGCAAGTGCTTGAAGAATCGCGGCGTGATGGCGTGTTCGCCCTGGGCGCGGCGGTGCCACATGTGGATTACCTGCCGGTACGTGCGCTGCATCAGCAAATTGCCAAGGTCACGCGCTTTCAAAGCCCACGTGCCTTCAGCTACATGTTCAGCCCCGGTTTCGAGCCGCTGCGCAGGCAGGTTGCGATCCGCATGCGCGACGCAGGCGTGGTGGTCGACCCGTCGGAGGTGGTGATCACGCACGGCTGTGTCGATGCGCTGCAAATGGCCTTGCGAGTGCTGACCCGCCCCGGCGATCTGATCGCTGCTGAATCCCCGGCGTATTACGGTTTGTTGCAGCTTGCCGATCTGCTTGGGCTGAAAGTCATCGAGATTCCCAGCGATCCGGCGACTGGCATCAGTCTGGAGGCCCTGCAACTGGCGGCCAATCAGTGGTCGATCAAAGCGCTGGTGCTGACTTCACGGCTAAGTAATCCTCTGGGCGGCACCATGCCTGAGGAGCGGCAGAAAAACCTTCTGCGTCTGGTTTCCGATTTTGACATTCAGGTGGTCGAGGACGACGTCTATGGCGAACTGATGTTCGAGGTCGGACGAACCAAGGCGCTCAAGGCGTTTGATCGGTTGGGGAGGGTGCTCTACTGCTCCAGTTTTTCCAAGACCCTGTCGCCGGGCGTGCGCGTTGGCTGGATAATCGCTGGCAAGTACCAGGCCGAGATTCAGCGTCTGCAGACGTTCAGCACGCACTCTGCATGCAGCGTCACGCAAATGGGGATCGCCGCGTACCTTGAGAATGGCGGGTATGATCGGCATCTGCGTTTCATACGCCTGGAATATCGCAAGAATCTGAGCGCCTATCAGCTCGCTGTGCAGCAGTTCTTTCCTGAGGGCACGCAGATGAGTCGCCCGGCGGGTGGCTTTATCCTGTGGGTCAGCCTGCCGGGTCGGGTCAATACGCAAGAGCTGCATGTCCGCGCGCTGGAGCAGGGCATCAGCATCGCGCCGGGCCTGATTTTCAGTAATACCGAGCAGTTTAATCACTGCATACGCCTGAACTGCGGCATGCCGTGGAACAAGGAGGCGGAGCGTGCGCTGATGACGCTGGGGATGCTGGCAAAACAGCTGTGTCACGACACTGTTCCTGTCTACTGA
- a CDS encoding translation initiation factor 2, which translates to MNAFRCFGLLVVVLLSGCDAQQSPVPKPKTEAAAPAPAPALPKAAVKDVAPVEVSAAETVLPKVPDSMHELMPGVPVVPVVVGKESNAPSAARINKAPASSADKPSSKAASSKAVTSKRETTASNRKAAKEPKARDVRIKAPRLDLSLPPELVKQLDPPSKVITSKRKPLLPQMFGESPGGSPFELEGRLLTNEMQLQMRNDNRRDVEGAALDFKFKQ; encoded by the coding sequence ATGAATGCGTTTCGTTGTTTCGGGTTACTGGTTGTTGTTTTGCTGAGTGGTTGTGACGCTCAGCAATCACCTGTGCCCAAGCCAAAGACCGAGGCTGCCGCGCCTGCGCCTGCGCCTGCTTTACCCAAGGCTGCGGTGAAGGATGTAGCACCGGTGGAGGTTTCTGCGGCCGAGACCGTACTGCCGAAAGTGCCTGACTCCATGCATGAATTGATGCCGGGTGTTCCCGTGGTGCCTGTGGTGGTCGGTAAGGAGTCAAATGCGCCATCAGCCGCCCGGATCAACAAGGCGCCGGCATCCAGCGCTGACAAGCCTTCTTCCAAAGCAGCTTCTTCCAAGGCTGTGACGAGCAAGCGTGAGACCACCGCCAGCAATCGCAAGGCTGCCAAGGAGCCCAAGGCCAGGGATGTGCGGATAAAAGCACCCAGGCTGGACCTGAGTCTGCCGCCTGAGTTGGTCAAGCAGCTGGACCCGCCTTCCAAAGTCATTACCAGCAAGCGCAAGCCATTGTTGCCGCAGATGTTTGGTGAATCGCCTGGAGGCAGTCCTTTCGAGCTCGAAGGCCGATTGCTGACCAATGAAATGCAACTGCAGATGCGCAACGACAACCGTCGCGACGTCGAGGGTGCTGCTCTGGATTTCAAATTCAAGCAGTAA
- a CDS encoding YkgJ family cysteine cluster protein: MDCRSECGACCIAPSITSAIPGMPNGKPAGERCLHLSIELLCALFGKPERPAVCSQFKAAEDVCGVDQADAIRLIGWWEKVTAVA, translated from the coding sequence ATGGACTGCCGTTCAGAGTGTGGCGCGTGTTGCATCGCGCCTTCCATTACGTCTGCCATACCCGGTATGCCGAACGGAAAGCCCGCAGGGGAGCGTTGCCTGCACCTGTCCATCGAACTGTTGTGTGCTCTGTTCGGCAAGCCCGAGCGTCCTGCTGTCTGCAGTCAGTTCAAGGCTGCGGAGGATGTCTGTGGTGTCGATCAGGCTGACGCCATTCGCCTGATAGGCTGGTGGGAAAAGGTTACTGCGGTAGCATGA